The Candidatus Schekmanbacteria bacterium genome contains the following window.
GGAACGAATGATTTGATACAATATTGCCTTGCAATAGACAGGGTAAACGAAAAGGTGGCATATTTATATGACCCTCTTCATCCTGCTATTTTGAGACTTTTGGATACAATAGTATTTTCTGCCCATAGATATAAGATTCCAGTTTGTCTTTGTGGTGAAATGTCTGCAGAACCGATTTATGCCTTTTTACTCCTTGGTTTCGAAATTGATGAATTGAGTACCAATCCTAGGTCAATTCTTGATATTAAAAGAATAGTCAGAAATTCAAATCTATCAGATGCCAAAGAGATAGTATCAAAAATTTTGACTATGGATACGGCAGATAGTATAAGAAAATACATTGATTCTATAATTTTGGATAAATATCCCGAAGAATTTTTTTCAATTGAATGAAAAAATGATTAAGATTAACCATTAACATTTGCAGTGGAGGAAAAAAGTGAGCAACAATTCTTATTTATTTACTTCTGAATCGGTGACAGAAGGTCATCCTGACAAAATAGCCGATCAAATCTCTGATGCCGTTCTTGATAGTTTTATCAGTCAAGATCCCAATTGCAGAGTTGCCTGCGAAACTCTCGTTACAACTGGTATTGTTATGGTAGCAGGAGAGATTACAGCAAATTGCACTGTTGACATACCGGCTCTTGTGAGAGAAACAATAAGAGAGATTGGATATGACAGAGCAAAATATGGATTCGACTGTGATACCTGTGCGGTTATTACTTCCATAGACAAACAGTCTCCTGACATAGCAATGGGAGTCAATGAAACAGAGGGCCATAAACAGGGCGCTGGCGACCAAGGTTTAATGTTTGGATATGCCTGCAATGAAACTCCAGAATTGATGCCAATGCCAATAATGCTTGCCCAAAAGCTTGCATTGCAACTTTCGAAGACGCGCAAATCCGGAGAGCTCGATTTTTTGAGACCTGATGGGAAAACGCAGGTAACAATTGAATATGAAAATGATCGCCCAAAACGAATAGATACAATTGTCGTTTCATCACAGCATAGCCCTGAGATTACAGCTACAGAGATGAAACCCTACATTGTTGAAAAGGTCATTAAACCAGTTGTGCCGGCTGAATTTTTTAACGAAAAGGAAACAAAGATTTATGTCAATCCTACGGGAAGATTCGTAATTGGAGGACCGATGGGAGACTGCGGTTTGACAGGAAGAAAGATAATTGTTGATACTTATGGCGGAAAAGGTCATCATGGGGGAGGAGCTTTCTCCGGGAAAGACCCTTCGAAGGTTGACCGGTCGGCATCTTATATGGCTCGTTATCTTGCAAAAAATATCGTTGCCGCTGGACTTGCAGATGCTTGTGAAGTTCAGCTTGCTTATGCTATTGGTGTGGCTGAGCCTGTTTCTGTGATGATAGATACATTCGGCACAGGTAAAATGCCTTCCAATGAATTGGTCAAACTGCTTCTTAAAAATGTTGATCTTACTCCTGCTGGAATAATAAAACATCTTGATTTGAGAAGGCCAATTTATAAAAAAACAGCGGCATATGGACATTTCGGAAGAGAGGAAGACGGTTTCACTTGGGAGAAAACTGATTTGGCCGAAAAATTGAAATAATTTTGGTGTCAATGATTTTATTTAAAAAAGGAGGAAACTATTGAAGTATGATGTAAAAGACCTAAAGCTTGCAAAAGAGGGGGATTTGAGAATCGAATGGGCATTTCAAACAATGCCGGTTTTAAAGCAGATAAAGGAGCGATTCTCAAAACAAAAACCTTTGAAAGGGATTAATATTGCCGCCTGTTTGCATGTAACAACAGAGACAGCAGTCCTTATGATAACACTCAAAGCTGGAGGAGCAAATCCTCATCTGTGTGCATCAAATCCCTTAAGTACTCAGGATGATGTTGCAGCAGCATTGGTTAAGACGCACAAGATACCTGTTTTTGCAATTAAAGGGGAAAACAAGAAGACATATTATAGCCATATCAACAGCGTCCTTGATGCTAAACCAGAAATAACTATGGACGACGGTGCAGATCTTGTTTCCGAAGTCCATTCAAAAAGAAAAAATTTGATTGGCAACATCATAGGAGGTACTGAGGAAACTACAACAGGAGTTATTCGTCTAAAAAGTATGGCTAAAAACAAGGTTCTTCAATATCCAATACTTTCAGTAAATGACGCGATGACAAAACATTTCTTTGATAATC
Protein-coding sequences here:
- a CDS encoding methionine adenosyltransferase; this translates as MSNNSYLFTSESVTEGHPDKIADQISDAVLDSFISQDPNCRVACETLVTTGIVMVAGEITANCTVDIPALVRETIREIGYDRAKYGFDCDTCAVITSIDKQSPDIAMGVNETEGHKQGAGDQGLMFGYACNETPELMPMPIMLAQKLALQLSKTRKSGELDFLRPDGKTQVTIEYENDRPKRIDTIVVSSQHSPEITATEMKPYIVEKVIKPVVPAEFFNEKETKIYVNPTGRFVIGGPMGDCGLTGRKIIVDTYGGKGHHGGGAFSGKDPSKVDRSASYMARYLAKNIVAAGLADACEVQLAYAIGVAEPVSVMIDTFGTGKMPSNELVKLLLKNVDLTPAGIIKHLDLRRPIYKKTAAYGHFGREEDGFTWEKTDLAEKLK